One window of the Perca flavescens isolate YP-PL-M2 chromosome 16, PFLA_1.0, whole genome shotgun sequence genome contains the following:
- the LOC114571596 gene encoding uncharacterized protein LOC114571596 → MDQAEDLETLGEKLYTLIYPKHAENAGKLTGMLLELPGPVLSQMLQDKATLNAAVEKALRALQLAQEPSKVTCKDEDDVSVSSDSLGEQLFELVTVYNTGHSQKITGMLLEQHKEAVLNLLSDPTLLEEQVNFALKTLKEQNMEEMDISDLSDADDTERLGEKIFSLVEELDPLHANDITGMLLEMDPAALQQLLSDHTVLEVAVQKAQAALDIQNQTLST, encoded by the exons ATGGATCAAGCAGAAGATCTGGAGACACTTGGTGAGAAACTGTACACTCTGATTTACCCCAAACACGCAGAGAATGCTGGGAAACTCACAG GGATGCTTCTGGAGCTGCCAGGTCCTGTTCTGAGTCAGATGCTGCAGGACAAGGCCACGCTGAACGCAGCCGTGGAGAAAGCCCTCCGAGCCCTGCAGCTGGCGCAGGAGCCCAG CAAGGTAACATGTAAGGACGAGGatgatgtgtctgtgtcctcTGACTCTCTGGGGGAGCAGCTGTTTGAGCTGGTGACTGTTTACAACACTGGCCACTCACAGAAAATTACAG gaatGCTTTTGGAGCAGCACAAAGAGGCAGTTTTAAACCTTCTTTCAGATCCAACTCTGCTGGAAGAGCAGGTGAACTTCGCCCTAAAGACACTTAAGGA ACAGAACATGGAGGAGATGGACATTAGTGACTTATCGGACGCCGACGACACAGAGAGGCTGGGAGAGAAGATCTTCTCACTGGTGGAAGAGCTGGATCCACTTCATGCAAATGATATTACAG GTATGCTACTGGAGATGGACCCAGCTGCTCTCCAACAGCTGCTCAGTGACCACACGGTGCTGGAGGTTGCTGTTCAGAAAGCACAAGCAGCACTGGACATACAGAATCAAACTCTCTCTACTTAA
- the rpl28 gene encoding large ribosomal subunit protein eL28: MSSHLQWMVIRNCSSFLIKRNGQTYSTEPNNLKSRNSFRFNGLVHKKTVGVQPAADGKGVVVVLKKRAGQHKPASSYEKITINKNSRATLNSVRHIISKSKYRKDLRMAALRRASAILKSQKPVVVKKKRTRAAKTA, from the exons ATGTCGTCCCATTTGCAGTGGATGGTCATCAGGAACTGCTCCAGCTTCCTCATCAAGAGGAACGGACAGACCTACAGCACT GAGCCCAACAACCTGAAGTCCAGGAACTCTTTCCGCTTCAATGGTTTGGTGCACAAGAAGACTGTAGGTGTGCAGCCAGCGGCCGATGGCAAGGGAGTCGTCGTCGTGCTGAAGAAGCGTGCAG GCCAGCACAAACCTGCAAGCTCTTACGAGAAGATTACCATCAACAAGAACTCTCGCGCCACCCTCAACAGTGTCAGGCACATCATTAGCAAGAGCAAGTACAGGAAGGACCTGCGCATG GCTGCCCTGCGTCGTGCCAGTGCCATTCTGAAAAGCCAGAAGCCGGTTGTGGTCAAGAAGAAGCGCACCAGGGCTGCCAAGACAGCATAA